From Myxococcus stipitatus, a single genomic window includes:
- a CDS encoding phage tail protein, whose amino-acid sequence MAEATASAATPLESVGCARRDASRAYHFKLLIDGVDEGDFTRCTDLELEASDPSGGEGLAGAVPQGDMTLSHGVTRSPELWQWFVASMNGMPLRKNVSVLLLDPDGMTQKLRWNLNEAWPKKWRAAPLDALGQRIAIDSLTLVFESISRD is encoded by the coding sequence ATGGCTGAGGCCACGGCATCCGCCGCCACGCCCCTGGAGTCGGTGGGGTGCGCGCGGAGGGACGCGTCCCGCGCGTACCACTTCAAGCTGCTCATCGACGGGGTGGACGAGGGCGACTTCACGCGGTGCACCGACCTGGAGCTCGAGGCGTCGGACCCGTCCGGAGGGGAGGGGCTCGCGGGCGCCGTCCCCCAGGGCGACATGACGTTGTCCCACGGCGTCACCCGCTCTCCGGAGCTGTGGCAGTGGTTCGTCGCGTCGATGAACGGCATGCCACTGCGCAAGAACGTCTCCGTCCTGCTGCTGGACCCGGATGGGATGACGCAGAAGCTGCGCTGGAACCTGAACGAGGCCTGGCCGAAGAAGTGGCGCGCCGCGCCCCTGGACGCGCTGGGACAGCGGATCGCCATCGACTCCCTCACGCTGGTCTTCGAATCCATCTCCCGTGACTGA